The proteins below come from a single Planctomycetaceae bacterium genomic window:
- a CDS encoding ABC-F family ATP-binding cassette domain-containing protein yields the protein MSVLIQLIDAEKSYGDQRLLDGASVTLHEDVKVGFIGRNGAGKSTLLRVLLGDEELDSGEVIRGSNLRVGYLRQHDPFQPGESALDFLMRDSGQPDWKCGEVAGQFELKGDYLNGPVRDLSGGWQTRVKLAALLLHDPNLLMLDEPTNFLDLRTQILLEHFLKTFPAACLIVSHDRAFLTETCEQTLDISRGKLTLYPGKVGPYLAKLDEDRLVAERTNASVIAKQKQLQRFIDKNRARATSASQARSKQKQLDRLQTVEIEVDLPTARIKAPVVEPRQGPAVRCIDLAIGYPDHVVARNIDLEVEHQQRAAIVGDNGQGKTTLLRTLVDSLKPIEGKVKWGYGCEVGTYAQHVYTTLPQDQTVLEYLEYQAKPGTTTQDCLKVAGSLLFRGAHTRKPIRVLSGGERARLCMAGLLLGTYNVLILDEPGNHLDVETVESLAEALLEYEGTVLFTSHDRHFVGRIATNVIEVRDGRARNYGGNYDAYLYSVNKEIEEGERERAAQNRMAAPPPEKSRKAATALSGKEQFNARKTLRNLEKTIARLDGEKKELNARMLTTSDADKAMDLHNQINAIQVELSDAEEKWCALQEELGEW from the coding sequence ATGTCCGTTTTGATCCAACTTATTGACGCCGAAAAGAGTTACGGGGACCAGCGACTTCTGGACGGAGCAAGCGTGACGCTTCACGAGGACGTGAAAGTCGGCTTCATCGGTCGCAACGGAGCGGGAAAATCGACGCTGCTGCGCGTGCTTCTTGGCGATGAGGAACTGGACAGCGGGGAGGTTATCCGCGGATCGAACCTGCGAGTTGGCTACCTTCGACAGCACGACCCTTTCCAGCCGGGCGAATCGGCACTCGATTTCCTGATGCGGGACAGTGGGCAGCCCGACTGGAAATGCGGCGAAGTCGCAGGGCAGTTTGAACTGAAGGGTGACTACCTGAACGGTCCGGTCAGGGATCTGTCAGGAGGCTGGCAGACTCGTGTCAAGCTGGCGGCCCTGTTGCTGCACGATCCCAACCTGCTGATGCTGGACGAACCGACCAACTTTCTGGACCTGAGAACACAGATCCTGCTGGAACACTTCCTGAAAACGTTTCCGGCCGCCTGCCTGATTGTGTCACACGATCGAGCATTTCTGACGGAGACCTGCGAACAGACACTGGATATCTCAAGGGGAAAACTGACGCTCTACCCCGGAAAAGTCGGGCCGTACCTGGCAAAGCTGGACGAAGACCGGTTGGTCGCCGAGCGTACCAACGCGTCCGTGATCGCCAAACAGAAGCAGTTGCAGAGGTTCATCGACAAGAACCGGGCTCGGGCGACGTCTGCCAGCCAGGCTCGTTCCAAGCAGAAACAACTCGATCGGCTGCAGACTGTCGAAATCGAAGTCGACCTGCCGACCGCCCGCATCAAGGCTCCCGTTGTGGAGCCGCGTCAGGGGCCGGCCGTCCGCTGCATCGACCTGGCCATCGGATACCCGGACCATGTCGTGGCCCGCAACATCGATCTGGAAGTCGAACATCAGCAGCGCGCGGCGATTGTCGGCGACAACGGACAGGGAAAGACCACGCTGCTGCGTACGCTGGTGGATTCTCTGAAGCCGATCGAAGGCAAGGTTAAGTGGGGCTACGGCTGCGAAGTCGGCACATACGCTCAGCACGTTTACACGACGCTGCCACAGGATCAAACCGTTCTTGAATATCTTGAGTACCAGGCAAAGCCCGGCACAACAACTCAGGATTGCCTGAAGGTAGCCGGTTCGCTCCTGTTTCGCGGTGCTCACACCAGGAAACCGATCAGGGTCTTGTCGGGCGGCGAACGTGCTCGACTGTGCATGGCCGGCCTGCTGCTGGGAACGTACAACGTCCTGATTCTGGACGAACCCGGCAACCACCTGGACGTCGAAACCGTGGAATCTCTGGCGGAAGCATTGCTGGAATACGAAGGCACCGTGCTGTTTACCAGCCACGACCGCCACTTTGTCGGTCGCATCGCCACAAATGTCATCGAAGTTCGGGACGGGCGAGCCCGCAACTACGGAGGCAACTACGACGCGTATCTCTATTCCGTGAACAAGGAGATCGAGGAAGGTGAGCGCGAACGGGCCGCTCAAAACCGGATGGCCGCTCCTCCGCCCGAAAAGTCCCGCAAGGCGGCGACCGCTCTTTCCGGCAAGGAACAGTTCAACGCACGAAAGACGCTTCGGAATCTGGAAAAAACCATCGCCCGGCTGGACGGCGAAAAGAAGGAGCTGAACGCGCGCATGCTGACGACCTCCGACGCCGACAAGGCCATGGATCTGCACAACCAGATCAACGCGATCCAGGTGGAACTCAGCGACGCCGAAGAAAAATGGTGCGCCCTGCAGGAAGAACTGGGGGAATGGTGA
- a CDS encoding CAAX prenyl protease-related protein, which produces MNNEPPKTGPRTVAHVAPLATFMAFLALPELLRTAGLAIADDSAPWWRRQPELWTYPVQTVATLLVLLACRKHYEFRPLSGFALAIGAAAIGIAIWIAPGFLFDRLGTPSALLGHLGFVSRTAEYPPYLADPGQVSLYWLTLGLRLVRLVIAVPLAEEIFWRGFLMRYLAKPDGDYWTVPFGTFHRQSLLIVTAAFVLIHARVDWFPAAVFGLLMYAVAVHTKSLAACVIMHAIANLLLGIYVLATRQWGYW; this is translated from the coding sequence ATGAACAACGAACCGCCGAAAACAGGTCCTCGCACCGTGGCGCACGTCGCTCCCCTGGCCACGTTCATGGCGTTCCTTGCCCTGCCGGAACTGTTGCGGACTGCCGGTCTGGCAATCGCTGACGACTCCGCCCCCTGGTGGCGACGTCAGCCGGAATTGTGGACGTATCCTGTGCAGACAGTTGCCACGCTGCTCGTGCTGCTTGCCTGCCGAAAACACTACGAATTCAGGCCGTTGAGCGGTTTCGCTCTGGCAATCGGCGCTGCCGCGATCGGCATTGCAATTTGGATTGCACCGGGGTTCCTGTTCGACCGGTTGGGCACGCCATCCGCCCTTCTCGGGCACCTTGGATTCGTTTCCAGAACTGCCGAGTATCCGCCGTATCTTGCAGATCCCGGCCAGGTCAGCCTGTACTGGTTGACGCTCGGACTGCGTCTGGTTCGCCTTGTGATTGCCGTGCCGCTGGCGGAAGAAATCTTCTGGCGCGGATTCCTGATGCGATACCTGGCCAAACCTGATGGCGACTACTGGACGGTGCCGTTCGGTACATTCCATCGGCAAAGCCTGCTGATAGTGACAGCAGCGTTCGTGCTTATTCACGCCCGCGTCGACTGGTTTCCGGCGGCAGTTTTCGGACTGTTGATGTACGCCGTTGCTGTTCACACAAAGAGCCTGGCCGCATGCGTGATCATGCATGCGATAGCCAATCTTCTGCTGGGCATTTATGTGCTTGCGACCCGGCAGTGGGGGTACTGGTGA
- a CDS encoding DUF6677 family protein: MKDPRINLRSPAVAAVLAFLIPGAGHLYQQRNLKAGIFAVCILGTFFGGMILGDWQPVYSQVIQPSDSLASAQMQQNPPRTNWSIGYAAQVLVGLPRFRHWFNRNDSARGEGPAGVLKEAIESDFQGVVQERGTDGDAMQQPVSGRIRLQSGGGEMVVGSFEGKTHNGQSLSLDFQCNINLGRPVFGSPRRLVACKILDDPDTQSIRSIRGSIERPFLDWYQAPRDDAELDRLHGKLSQKFDLALVFTWIAGLLNLMAVWDAFDGPAYGYGDEEPDAPDNKNSDKKS; this comes from the coding sequence ATGAAAGACCCCCGCATCAATCTCCGTTCTCCGGCCGTAGCGGCCGTGCTGGCATTTCTGATTCCCGGAGCCGGCCACCTTTATCAGCAGCGGAATCTGAAAGCCGGCATCTTTGCAGTCTGCATCCTGGGCACGTTCTTCGGCGGAATGATCCTGGGTGATTGGCAGCCGGTTTACAGTCAGGTCATCCAGCCATCTGACAGCCTGGCATCTGCTCAAATGCAGCAGAATCCGCCGCGGACGAACTGGTCGATCGGTTACGCGGCACAGGTTCTGGTAGGGCTTCCCCGCTTCCGGCACTGGTTCAACAGGAACGATTCCGCCAGGGGAGAAGGTCCGGCGGGCGTTCTGAAAGAGGCCATCGAGAGCGACTTTCAGGGAGTCGTGCAGGAACGCGGAACGGACGGAGACGCGATGCAACAACCCGTCTCCGGACGCATCCGCCTTCAGTCTGGCGGCGGAGAGATGGTCGTCGGCAGTTTCGAGGGGAAGACCCACAACGGCCAGTCGCTGAGTCTGGACTTCCAGTGCAACATCAACCTGGGCCGTCCGGTCTTCGGTTCGCCGCGGCGACTGGTGGCCTGCAAGATTCTCGACGACCCAGACACTCAGAGCATCAGGAGCATTCGGGGCAGCATTGAACGACCATTCCTGGACTGGTACCAGGCACCGCGCGACGACGCGGAGCTTGACCGACTGCACGGAAAACTCAGTCAGAAGTTCGACCTTGCGCTCGTGTTCACATGGATCGCGGGGCTGCTGAACCTGATGGCGGTGTGGGACGCGTTCGACGGTCCTGCGTATGGATACGGCGACGAAGAACCAGACGCTCCCGACAACAAGAATTCCGATAAGAAGTCCTGA
- a CDS encoding sigma-70 family RNA polymerase sigma factor, whose product MIAFNDNIRVTARNVRSIARQLVDLEIKYVDSDEFKRRNAASRILTDPPEGNPTRDQDRSDDEIGYYLGITSELPLLTAEQEFFHFRRMNFLKRRAARAIAKLDPSRPSVPKVRAIVKDLEAADADRDFVIRHNLRLVIPLAHRCTSSRESIWDYISEGNEALMRAVNGFDYSRGFRFSTYATWAVRRSLHRLVGKKHRDNKRFVATEGTLFNHMENSADPEVEQLRRYNEAKDATNRLLRELDSRSREVLMLRYGLGRRKTPATLQEIGEQFGVSKERIRQIEIAALGKLTRIAQSEQLDA is encoded by the coding sequence ATGATTGCATTCAACGACAACATCCGCGTAACGGCCAGAAACGTCCGCTCAATCGCGCGACAGCTTGTGGATCTGGAGATCAAGTATGTCGACAGCGATGAGTTCAAGCGCCGGAACGCTGCTTCCAGGATTCTGACCGATCCGCCGGAAGGTAATCCGACTCGCGACCAGGACCGCAGCGACGACGAAATCGGTTACTACCTCGGAATCACAAGTGAGTTGCCTCTGTTGACAGCGGAGCAGGAGTTCTTCCATTTTCGGCGAATGAACTTTCTGAAGCGGCGTGCCGCGCGAGCGATTGCGAAGCTCGACCCGAGTCGTCCGTCAGTGCCAAAGGTGCGAGCCATCGTCAAGGATCTTGAAGCCGCCGACGCCGATCGCGATTTTGTCATTCGACACAATCTGCGGCTGGTGATCCCGCTGGCACACCGCTGTACGAGCAGTCGTGAGTCCATCTGGGACTACATCAGCGAGGGCAATGAAGCACTGATGAGGGCGGTCAACGGATTTGACTATTCACGCGGCTTTCGCTTCTCAACCTATGCAACGTGGGCAGTGCGCCGGTCCCTGCACCGGCTGGTGGGAAAAAAGCACCGCGACAACAAGCGGTTTGTTGCCACCGAAGGCACGCTGTTCAATCACATGGAAAACAGCGCCGATCCGGAAGTCGAACAACTGCGACGCTACAACGAAGCCAAAGACGCGACAAATCGTCTTTTGCGGGAGCTGGACTCGCGGTCTCGCGAAGTCCTGATGCTGCGTTACGGCCTTGGCCGACGCAAGACTCCGGCGACGCTGCAGGAAATCGGCGAACAATTCGGCGTCAGCAAGGAACGTATCCGCCAGATTGAAATCGCCGCACTGGGCAAGCTGACGCGCATCGCTCAGTCGGAACAGCTCGACGCATAA
- a CDS encoding Do family serine endopeptidase: MQTYVRNSATAWLVAGLLSIGTAIGLLASVSSAGHSAVPETVASIHWNNGLDDQPSALNSPRIRGNAESLSHAFRDASAQVIPAVVTIESFSETAATRETGQLPEELRNHPYFKRYFDSTPYGGSGEPRPRTQPGRHGSGSGVIVDKSGIILTNNHVVDGATSLVVRLHDGRELTATQWRTDPKSDIAIVSVASEADLPTAAIGDSDALQVGDWVIAVGAPFGLNETVTAGIISAKSRGLGITDREEFLQTDAAINPGNSGGPLVNLRGQVVGINTAISSTSGGYQGVGFAIPVNLARWVSDQLIATGSVQRAFLGVTIQPVTAELSEQFHLDHVSGVVVTNVGHTTPAANAGLRTGDVILEFDGKAIHTPQELQGAVEQAGVGETHNVVIIRDGSRQSLAVHLSQMPAEVTTRLGGLPDTGSTARFGTLGLQVANLTPDVAAQLQLEGIDGVVVTGVQPGSPADLAGIAEAMAISQVGRTRVASVDEFRKAMEGVSLGDGVLLLVHNGGRSRFVVVRSKP, encoded by the coding sequence ATGCAAACATACGTCAGGAACTCAGCAACCGCATGGCTGGTCGCTGGTCTGCTGTCAATCGGAACGGCTATTGGCCTCCTGGCCAGCGTGTCGTCGGCTGGCCATTCAGCGGTGCCCGAAACCGTTGCCTCCATCCACTGGAACAACGGTCTGGACGACCAGCCGTCGGCGCTGAACTCGCCCCGGATTCGCGGGAACGCGGAGTCGCTGTCGCACGCGTTTCGCGATGCTTCAGCGCAGGTGATTCCTGCGGTAGTGACGATCGAATCGTTCTCCGAAACGGCGGCAACGAGAGAAACCGGACAACTGCCCGAGGAACTGCGGAACCACCCATACTTCAAGCGGTATTTCGACAGCACACCGTATGGCGGTTCCGGCGAACCTCGCCCGCGAACTCAGCCGGGACGGCATGGCAGCGGTTCCGGTGTAATCGTCGACAAGTCGGGAATCATTCTGACCAACAACCACGTCGTCGACGGAGCGACCAGCCTGGTGGTCAGACTTCATGACGGACGCGAACTGACGGCAACACAGTGGAGGACTGACCCGAAAAGCGATATCGCGATTGTTTCGGTCGCCTCCGAGGCCGACCTGCCGACTGCAGCCATCGGAGACAGTGACGCGCTTCAGGTCGGAGACTGGGTCATCGCCGTGGGAGCGCCCTTCGGGCTGAACGAGACGGTCACAGCAGGAATCATCAGTGCAAAGTCCCGCGGACTCGGAATCACGGATCGGGAAGAGTTTCTGCAGACGGACGCAGCGATCAACCCCGGCAATAGCGGCGGTCCGCTGGTCAATCTCAGAGGTCAGGTCGTCGGTATCAACACCGCCATCTCGTCAACCAGTGGCGGCTATCAGGGCGTGGGATTTGCGATTCCGGTCAACCTGGCACGGTGGGTCAGTGACCAGCTAATCGCCACGGGAAGCGTACAACGGGCGTTCCTGGGAGTGACGATTCAGCCGGTGACTGCCGAATTGTCCGAACAATTTCACCTGGATCATGTGTCTGGGGTTGTAGTCACGAATGTCGGACATACGACACCCGCCGCCAACGCGGGGCTGCGAACAGGCGACGTGATCCTGGAGTTCGACGGTAAGGCGATTCACACGCCGCAGGAACTTCAGGGAGCTGTGGAACAGGCGGGTGTTGGCGAGACGCACAACGTGGTGATCATCCGAGACGGCAGTCGCCAATCGCTGGCAGTCCACCTGAGTCAAATGCCGGCAGAAGTCACAACCAGGCTCGGAGGCCTGCCGGACACCGGAAGTACGGCGCGGTTCGGTACTCTGGGCCTGCAGGTCGCGAATCTGACACCCGATGTGGCGGCACAGCTGCAACTTGAGGGAATTGACGGTGTGGTCGTCACCGGTGTACAGCCTGGCAGCCCGGCGGATCTGGCAGGAATCGCGGAAGCGATGGCGATCAGCCAGGTCGGGCGAACCAGGGTGGCTTCGGTTGACGAGTTCCGAAAAGCCATGGAAGGCGTCTCACTGGGGGACGGAGTGCTGTTGCTGGTCCACAACGGCGGCCGATCCCGATTTGTCGTCGTCAGGAGCAAACCGTAG
- a CDS encoding tRNA-modifying protein YgfZ, which translates to MPTAVHRPGSREIPAQLLHEQHHSSAGRARCEAFFVDIKAHVLAHGYVLAGDRFHDVWMLPGDEAALRNHLERYIITEDVVVESLTQGRASFAVPGYDHAGIVWRDDVEPLMWRTADDFDDATLMFAEWDGVPVCLVSVGESEANRMWKMLTSGTRQATDDVFESLRIRERFPIIGRDLFDSHLAPEAGRNTTAISYTKGCYLGQEPVARIDAMGHVNRQLTRFRIGERLNQVEPANAAEVTSEGIDSEGRRIGLAVIRLAGIVDGKSPVRVGNTVFEAEVF; encoded by the coding sequence GTGCCGACTGCGGTTCATCGGCCGGGATCGCGCGAAATTCCTGCACAACTTCTGCACGAACAACATCACAGCTCTGCCGGCCGGGCGCGCTGCGAAGCATTCTTTGTCGACATCAAGGCGCACGTGCTGGCACACGGATATGTGCTGGCCGGCGACCGCTTTCACGATGTCTGGATGCTGCCGGGTGACGAGGCTGCTCTCCGGAACCACCTCGAACGCTACATCATCACGGAGGATGTTGTCGTCGAGTCGCTGACGCAAGGTCGGGCATCATTCGCAGTGCCTGGGTACGACCACGCCGGGATCGTCTGGCGCGATGACGTTGAACCGCTGATGTGGCGCACCGCAGACGATTTCGACGACGCAACTCTAATGTTTGCGGAATGGGACGGCGTTCCCGTCTGCCTTGTTTCTGTGGGGGAATCCGAAGCCAACAGGATGTGGAAAATGCTGACCTCCGGCACGCGGCAAGCCACGGACGATGTTTTCGAATCGCTCAGAATTCGCGAGCGATTCCCGATCATCGGGCGGGATCTTTTCGACTCACATCTCGCTCCGGAAGCGGGACGCAACACGACTGCGATTTCGTACACCAAGGGCTGTTATCTCGGCCAGGAACCGGTTGCCCGGATCGACGCAATGGGGCATGTGAACCGCCAACTGACGCGATTTCGCATCGGTGAACGTCTAAACCAGGTCGAGCCGGCAAATGCCGCGGAAGTGACGTCCGAAGGCATCGACAGCGAGGGTCGCCGTATCGGACTTGCCGTGATCCGACTGGCCGGGATCGTCGACGGCAAATCCCCGGTCCGCGTCGGCAACACGGTGTTCGAGGCGGAAGTGTTCTGA
- the gdhA gene encoding NADP-specific glutamate dehydrogenase — protein sequence MSEAARKALEHFMDGLKKRNPYEEEFHQAVEEVASSVMPWYMEHSEYHQAQILERMTEPDRIIIFRVTWETDDGEIRANRAWRVQFNHSLGPYKGGLRFHPTVTQSVLKFLGFEQIFKNSLTGLPMGGAKGGSNFNPKGKSDREVMRFCHSLMTELHRHIGEDVDVPAGDIGVGAREISFLFGQYMRLENRWTGVLTGKGCSFGGSAVRTEATGYGCVYFCERMLRQHDENIDGKVITISGSGNVALYAAEKALQKNAKVVTLSDSGGFVHMPDGLTVEQLAFLKDLKEKRRGRLTEFADKFRNAEFHRDAHPWGINCDIAMPCATQNELDADAARSLIRNGVRAVCEGANMPTTVDAAKLFREQNILHAPGKASNAGGVAVSGLEQSQNAMRISWTRDDVDSRLQTIMKDIHDRCVEFGRQDGHVDYVDGANIAGFKKVADAMLAYGVV from the coding sequence ATGAGCGAAGCTGCCAGGAAAGCACTTGAACACTTCATGGATGGCCTGAAGAAGCGCAATCCCTATGAAGAAGAATTCCATCAGGCGGTGGAAGAGGTGGCTTCTTCGGTGATGCCGTGGTACATGGAGCATTCCGAATACCATCAGGCTCAGATCCTGGAGCGAATGACGGAGCCGGATCGCATCATCATTTTTCGCGTGACCTGGGAGACAGACGACGGCGAGATTCGGGCTAACCGCGCGTGGCGCGTGCAGTTCAACCATTCGCTGGGACCCTACAAGGGCGGGCTGCGGTTTCATCCGACGGTGACCCAAAGCGTGCTGAAGTTCCTGGGCTTCGAACAGATCTTCAAGAACAGCCTGACCGGGCTGCCGATGGGGGGCGCGAAAGGCGGTTCGAATTTCAATCCCAAAGGGAAAAGCGATCGCGAGGTGATGCGGTTCTGTCACTCGCTGATGACGGAGCTGCACCGCCATATCGGCGAGGACGTTGACGTTCCGGCTGGCGACATCGGTGTTGGGGCCCGTGAAATCAGCTTTCTTTTCGGTCAGTACATGCGTCTGGAAAACCGCTGGACCGGCGTTCTGACCGGCAAGGGCTGCTCCTTCGGGGGCAGTGCTGTCCGCACGGAAGCGACTGGATACGGCTGCGTCTATTTCTGTGAGCGCATGCTGCGGCAGCACGACGAAAACATTGACGGCAAGGTGATCACGATCAGCGGCAGCGGCAACGTCGCGCTATATGCAGCCGAAAAGGCTCTTCAGAAAAATGCAAAAGTCGTCACGCTGAGTGACTCCGGTGGGTTTGTGCATATGCCCGACGGGTTAACCGTCGAACAACTGGCATTTCTGAAGGATCTGAAAGAGAAGCGGCGCGGCCGGCTGACGGAATTCGCCGACAAGTTCCGGAACGCAGAGTTTCATCGAGACGCGCACCCGTGGGGTATCAACTGTGACATCGCCATGCCGTGTGCGACACAGAATGAACTGGATGCTGATGCGGCCCGCAGCCTTATCAGGAACGGCGTGCGAGCCGTCTGTGAAGGTGCGAACATGCCTACGACCGTGGATGCCGCGAAGCTGTTTCGCGAACAGAATATTCTTCACGCTCCGGGGAAGGCGTCGAATGCCGGCGGAGTCGCTGTCAGCGGTCTGGAACAGAGCCAGAATGCCATGCGCATCAGCTGGACGCGTGACGACGTCGACAGCCGGCTGCAGACGATCATGAAGGACATCCACGACCGCTGTGTTGAATTCGGCCGACAGGACGGTCACGTGGATTACGTCGATGGCGCCAACATTGCCGGATTCAAGAAGGTCGCGGATGCGATGCTGGCCTACGGCGTCGTTTGA
- a CDS encoding serine/threonine-protein kinase: MNKSPGSSDDTSPASDIAKRQSSFDAFLRQGSIGWQTARPFLKVLGAGGQGTVVLAERRGAGSFRLPVALKFFSPKRFRTVQEYDAEMLRLTEVSSMAARIQDDHLVDVHTFIRDQGIYYMEMEWVDGFDLLHILRRDTLNIVQESVTESRWASINERIVTSGEVDCRLKPGMAIAILRECLGGVSALHREGIIHCDLKPSNVMVKRSGQVKIIDIGSAFWEGRPPEGQPCTLEYAAPEVLAGYRATPQSDLASLGYMLVEMLTGSKPFAGLKYSELMAAKNTLLDRLPGMLPVDEFAFSELLIVLLRRLLHPDPAKRFPTAEDAELSDEGAAGFLRELVKSDLANEYVSELRQWLAEMETEAMQASQAACHPTGSTTRLMNVRPGKTETLTAIVNSGRDVSDGFRLDLGR; encoded by the coding sequence GTGAACAAGTCTCCCGGTAGCTCAGACGATACCAGCCCAGCCAGCGACATTGCCAAACGACAAAGTTCGTTTGATGCGTTTCTGCGGCAGGGCAGCATTGGTTGGCAGACCGCCCGACCGTTTCTCAAGGTCCTGGGTGCCGGAGGGCAGGGGACCGTGGTCCTTGCCGAACGCCGCGGCGCGGGCAGTTTTCGACTTCCCGTGGCGCTGAAGTTCTTTTCTCCGAAACGATTTCGCACCGTTCAGGAATACGACGCGGAAATGCTGAGGCTGACGGAAGTCTCTTCCATGGCCGCGCGCATTCAGGACGACCATCTCGTCGACGTGCATACGTTTATCCGGGATCAGGGCATCTACTACATGGAAATGGAGTGGGTCGACGGGTTCGACCTGCTGCACATTCTGCGGCGCGATACGCTGAATATCGTTCAGGAGTCAGTCACGGAATCCCGCTGGGCGAGCATCAATGAGCGGATCGTGACCTCCGGAGAAGTCGACTGCCGACTAAAGCCGGGGATGGCCATTGCGATTCTCAGGGAATGCCTTGGCGGCGTCTCCGCCCTCCATCGTGAAGGGATCATTCACTGTGACCTGAAGCCATCGAACGTCATGGTGAAGCGGTCCGGCCAGGTGAAGATTATCGATATCGGATCGGCCTTCTGGGAAGGGCGGCCTCCGGAAGGACAGCCGTGTACGCTGGAATACGCGGCTCCCGAAGTGCTGGCGGGCTATCGGGCCACGCCGCAGTCTGACCTCGCCAGTCTGGGATATATGCTGGTTGAAATGCTGACCGGCTCGAAACCGTTCGCCGGCCTGAAGTACAGTGAACTGATGGCTGCGAAAAACACGCTGCTGGACCGGTTGCCGGGAATGCTTCCCGTCGATGAATTTGCATTCAGCGAACTGCTCATTGTGCTCCTGCGAAGGTTGCTCCACCCGGACCCGGCAAAGCGTTTTCCCACTGCAGAAGACGCCGAACTTTCCGACGAAGGCGCCGCTGGCTTCCTTCGTGAACTCGTGAAGAGCGACCTTGCCAACGAATATGTCAGCGAACTGCGTCAGTGGCTTGCGGAAATGGAAACTGAAGCAATGCAGGCCAGCCAGGCAGCATGTCACCCCACTGGCAGCACAACTCGCCTGATGAATGTCCGGCCGGGAAAAACGGAAACACTGACCGCCATCGTCAACAGCGGTCGCGATGTTTCCGACGGATTCCGCCTGGACCTCGGCCGGTAG